One Helianthus annuus cultivar XRQ/B chromosome 12, HanXRQr2.0-SUNRISE, whole genome shotgun sequence genomic region harbors:
- the LOC110926747 gene encoding uncharacterized protein LOC110926747: MQNTFQQLTSYSSEPPHPGIADEGKYRRWLRKIYLDYKKSKSTALPAYFVRAVRAKHRRKLRKVYLDSKRSRISRNLISKSGCSTSSSSTRFILNNKENLTPNFSIPTFTTQSSTLIPTRNHLDSLVNVTSSNFTPSTMRKEGNVLQDKYTTPNRTPFANIENITPGNNSKSSRNVPLSSGPISSKNMRTNVLHHSSTSGRRMMLSNKENITPLSCITNIRTQVPSVPYCSNAMSSLTPISHDNIATSSTLPLNDRYSFNPPITNKRNTRCPISEITSLKKISSGKRRLIHKPIEIEAIPMAPLESDDENHIHEIVADATKGVSKDYVDHGDQSLTCGLCFAKLWATEGGKGRITLQKQTYSLCCGYDQESKFFLKNIRRYNSMFSFTSMGGKVDTKINKGNAPYVYRISGQNAHSMGSLLPKEGAQPKFSQLYIYDTENELANRELLFGDSTSKASLRAKELDAKFIKFLTNMLDSTNMLVKTYRMVRDHLHDNPNVSLKLRLISQRDRDGRTYNLPTCSEVAALIVDEPNLKIESRDIIVEKRSGVLKRISELHPSYLALQYPILFPYGDDGYRINIPHREFGPNTKKTRPTCTMREFFAYRIQDRHNKFSLILNARRLFQQFLVDAYTMIESGRLNFIRFQQIKLRSDSLNSLKNVQEVGQSDLSHTGQPVILPSSFTGGSRYMMQNYLDAMALCRNYGYPDFFITITCNPKWPEIVRFIGDSSIKPEDRPDILCRLFKMKLDELITDLKQKKIFGDINAVVYTVEFQKRGLPHAHICLFMKADHKLPTVEHIDPFISAEIPDKNEDPELYSLVSDFMIHGPCGHANKKCPCMVGNRCSKNFPKKFLESTSIDSDGFPVYRRRDSGHTVVKKGVTLDNRSVVPYNKKLLKRYQAHINVEWCNQAGSIKYLFKYINKGPDRATVAVFDSDRGPDEEIPKDEIKEYYEARYVSACEASWRIFANEVHYRYPSVMRLPFHLPGQQNVVFSCDDDIEDVLHKPQVNSSIFLEWMKMNNSKPEARQLTYVQFPSKYVWKLKDRCWQPRQNYVVIGRIYSASPSLGEAYYLRILLTKVKGPRSFEEIRTYEGVVYPTFRDACYARGLLDDDNEYIECIKESSFTGNAHYLRSLFGTLLLSNTLSRPEVVWEKTWELMSEDILYNMRKDSGMSGFVVSDERLKNITLTKIEKFLLRNGSSLHRFSTMPYPDDDYLMTESNRLINEELSFDIDELRGEFNNLHSSLNEDQRAVYNEIMHAVRSGKGGVFFVYGYGGTGKTFLWKTLGASIRSTGQIVINVASSGIASLLLSRGRTAHSRFHIPINLNEDSVCHIKPNTEVANLLNQAKLIIWDEAPMVHKHAFEALDRTMKDVLSVFDSRNSELPFGGKAIVFGGDFRQILPVVQNGSRQDIVNASLCSSHIWSHCKDINDPLHQDLYNPDVLNSVKVSGLPNHRLVLKLGVPVMLLRNIDQQNGLCNGTRLQITRLGKRVIEAEILSGSNVGSRTYIPRISMIPSDKKIPFKFQRRQFPITVCFAMTINKSQGQSLSRVGLYLRDPVFSHGQLYVALSRVKTKDGVKVLIFDKDGRPTNKTANVVYKEVFGKL, encoded by the exons ATGCAGAATACGTTTCAACAGCTTACTTCATATTCTTCTGAACCTCCACACCCTGGCATCG CTGACGAAGGTAAGTATAGACGTTGGTTAAGAAAAATATATCTTGATTATAAGAAGTCAAAATCAACAGCACTTCCGGCTTATTTTGTTAGAG CTGTTCGGGCTAAACATAGGCGGAAGTTAAGAAAAGTATACCTTGATAGTAAGAGATCAAGGATTAGTAGAAATTTGATTTCTAAAAGTGGATGCTCaacctcttcatcatcaacaCGTTTTATTTTGAACAACAAAGAGAATTTAACTCCCAATTTTTCAATACCAACATTTACTACCCAATCATCAACTCTTATACCGACAC GTAATCATTTAGATTCCTTGGTTAACGTAACATCTTCAAATTTTACACCTTCTACAATGAGGAAGGAAGGAAATGTACTACAAGATAAGTATACAACACCCAACCGTACACCCTTTGCAAATATAGAAAACATAACACCAG GAAATAATTCTAAATCTTCGAGAAACGTACCTTTATCATCGGGGCCAATTTCAAGTAAAAATATGAGGACAAATGTTTTGCATCATTCTTCAACATCAGGACGACGTATGATGCTGTCAAACAAGGAAAACATTACACCACTGTCGTGTATTACAAACATACGTACGCAAGTTCCCAGTGTACCATATTGTTCTAATGCTATGTCTTCTTTGACTCCTATATCACACG ATAATATTGCAACCTCATCAACTTTACCATTGAATGACCGCTACTCTTTTAATCCTCCAATAACAAATAAACGTAACACAAGATGTCCGATATCCGAAATTACCTCGCTAAAAAAGATTTCTTCTGGAAAGCGTAGACTTATTCATAAACCAATTGAAATAGAAGCCATACCAATGGCTCCTcttgaatctgatgatgaaaatcaTATTCACGAGATTGTTGCAGACGCCACCAAAGGCGTATCCAAAG ATTACGTTGACCATGGTGACCAATCACTTACGTGTGGTTTATGCTTTGCAAAGTTATGGGCTACCGAAGGTGGAAAGGGTCGCATTACACTTCAAAAACAAACATATAGCTTATGTTGTGGATATG ATCAAGAAAGCAAGTTTTTCTTAAAGAATATAAGACGTTACAATTCTATGTTTTCCTTTACTTCAATGGGAGGAAAAGTCGATACTAAAATAAACAAAGGAAATGCTCCATATGTTTATAGAATCAGTGGTCAGAATGCACATAGTATGGGTAGTCTTCTTCCTAAGGAGGGTGCCCAGCCAAAATTCTCACAACTTTATATCTATGATACTGAGAACGAGCTTGCTAATAGAGAGTTGCTATTTGG TGATTCTACAAGCAAAGCATCTTTAAGGGCAAAGGAACTTGATGCTAAATTTATAAAGTTTCTTACCAACATGTTAGATTCTACGAATATGCTGGTTAAAACTTACAGAATGGTACGCGACCACCTGCACGACAATCCTAACGTTTCCCTTAAGCTTAGGTTAATCTCACAGAGAGATCGTGACGGAAGGACATACAACTTACCTACGTGTTCCGAAGTTGCTGCTTTAATAGTTGATGAACCTAATCTCAAGATAGAAAGTCGTGATATTATTGTTGAAAAGCGTTCAGGAGTCCTTAAGCGTATTAGCGAGTTACATCCTTCTTACCTTGCTCTCCAGTATCCGATTCTTTTTCCGTACGGAGACGATGGCTATAGGATTAATATTCCTCATAGGGAATTTGGTCCTAACACAAAAAAGACAAGACCAACTTGCACTATGAGGGAGTTTTTTGCTTATAGAATTCAAGATAGACATAACAAGTTTTCTCTAATTCTTAATGCAAGAAGGTTGTTTCAGCAGTTTTTAGTTGATGCCTACACAATGATTGAAAGTGGGAGACTCAACTTCATACGTTTTCAGCAAATCAAACTGAGATCTGACTCACTTAACAGTCTTAAAAATGTTCAAGAGGTTGGTCAGAGTGATTTGAGTCATACCGGACAACCTGTTATATTACCGTCATCGTTTACTGGTGGTTCTCGATACATGATGCAAAACTATTTGGATGCTATGGCGTTATGTCGGAATTATGGGTATCCTGATTTCTTTATCACTATCACATGTAATCCGAAATGGCCTGAAATTGTTAGATTTATCGGTGACTCGTCAATTAAGCCAGAAGACAGACCTGACATACTTTGTCGATTGTTTAAGATGAAACTCGATGAATTGATAACTGATTTgaagcaaaaaaaaatttttggtgaTATTAATGCAG tTGTTTACACAGTTGAGTTTCAAAAGCGTGGATTGCCACATGCACACATTTGCTTATTTATGAAAGCTGATCATAAGCTTCCTACGGTTGAACACATTGATCCATTTATCTCAGCTGAAATTCCGGATAAAAACGAGGATCCTGAGTTGTATTCTCTTGTGAGTGACTTTATGATTCATGGTCCTTGTGGACATGCCAACAAGAAATGTCCATGCATGGTTGGGAACCGTTGTTCTAAGAATTTTCCAAAGAAGTTTTTGGAATCCACTTCCATTGATTCTGATGGATTTCCCGTTTATAGGAGAAGAGATTCTGGTCACACGGTTGTGAAGAAGGGTGTTACTTTGGACAATAGGAGCGTAGTTCCATACAACAAAAAGCTTCTAAAAAGGTATCAGGCGCACATCAACGTCGAGTGGTGCAATCAGGCGGGTTCAATTAAgtatttgtttaaatatattaataaaggaCCTGATCGAGCCACGGTAGCTGTTTTTGATTCAGACAGAGGTCCAGATGAGGAGATCCCAAAAGATGAAATTAAAGAATATTACGAAGCTAGATATGTTTCCGCATGTGAAGCAAGCTGGAGAATATTTGCCAACGAGGTTCATTATAGGTATCCTTCTGTCATGAGATTACCTTTTCATCTACCAGGACAACAAAATGTTGTATTTAGTTGTGACGACGATATTGAGGATGTCTTACACAAACCTCAAGTAAATTCTTCGATTTTCTTAGAATGGATGAAGATGAACAATTCTAAGCCTGAAGCAAGACAACTTACATATGTTCAGTTTCCTTCAAAATATGTGTGGAAGTTAAAAGATCGTTGCTGGCAGCCACGTCAAAATTATGTTGTTATTGGGAGAATATATTCTGCGTCTCCTTCTCTTGGTGAGGCTTATTATCTAAGAATTCTTCTTACCAAGGTTAAAGGACCAAGATCATTTGAAGAAATCAGAACATATGAAGGTGTTGTTTATCCTACTTTTAGGGATGCGTGTTATGCACGTGGCCTGTTAGATGATGACAATGAATATATCGAGTGTATTAAAGAATCCAGTTTCACTGGTAACGCTCATTATCTTCGTTCTTTGTTTGGAACACTACTTTTGTCTAATACTCTTTCAAGACCTGAAGTTGTTTGGGAGAAAACGTGGGAGCTAATGTCCGAGGACATTTTATACAATATGCGTAAAGATAGTGGCATGAgcg GATTCGTTGTATCAGATGAACGTTTAAAGAATATAACATTGACCAAGATCGAAAAATTTCTTCTTCGTAATGGATCCAGCTTGCACAGGTTCTCAACGATGCCTTATCCTGATGATGACTATCTAATGACCGAGAGCAACCGTTTGATAAACGAGGAGCTTTCGTTTGACATTGATGAACTTAGGGGTGAGTTCAATAATCTGCACAGCTCTCTAAACGAAGATCAAAGAGCAGTGTATAATGAAATTATGCATGCTGTTAGAAGTGGAAAGGGGGGTGTGTTTTTTGTGTACGGTTATGGTGGTACGGGCAAGACTTTTTTGTGGAAAACTTTAGGTGCATCCATTAGATCCACTGGACAGATTGTTATTAATGTTGCTTCAAGTGGTATTGCATCTTTGTTGCTATCACGAGGTCGTACTGCCCATTCACGATTTCATATTCCTATTAATCTCAACGAAGATTCGGTCTGCCATATCAAGCCTAATACTGAAGTCGCTAATCTTCTAAACCAAGCCAAGTTGATTATTTGGGATGAGGCACCGATGGTACACAAACATGCTTTTGAGGCTCTTGATCGTACAATGAAGGATGTTTTGAGTGTATTTGATTCACGAAATTCAGAACTTCCATTTGGTGGAAAAGCTATTGTCTTTGGTGGTGACTTTAGACAAATCCTACCGGTTGTACAAAATGGAAGCAGGCAAGATATTGTAAACGCATCTTTATGTTCATCCCATATCTGGTCCCATTGCAAG GATATTAATGATCCGTTACATCAAGATTTATATAATCCAGATGTGTTAAATAGTGTGAAAGTTTCTGGATTACCAAATCATAGATTGGTATTGAAATTGGGTGTTCCGGTAATGCTTTTGAGGAATATTGACCAGCAAAACGGTTTGTGCAATGGTACGCGTCTTCAAATCACACGTCTTGGTAAACGTGTTATCGAGGCTGAGATATTATCTGGAAGTAATGTCGGTTCAAGAACTTACATCCCAAGAATTAGCATGATACCATCTGACAAAAAAATACCCTTCAAGTTTCAACGAAGGCAGTTTCCAATAACCGTATGTTTTGCGATGACTATTAACAAAAGTCAAGGACAATCTCTATCCAGAGTTGGTCTATACCTTAGAGATCCCGTGTTCTCACATGGTCAGCTTTATGTTGCTTTGTCGAGAGTAAAGACTAAGGATGGCGTTAAGGTTCTAATATTCGACAAAGATGGGAGACCAACAAACAAAACTGCAAACGTTGTTTACAAAGAAGTTTTTGGGAAATTGTAG
- the LOC110926746 gene encoding uncharacterized protein LOC110926746: MGCNRGKQVITSRGGSRSIANHVYHMTNRETQTQPSLFEVYYKLHYNDKKGWQNNEAETEYANIIQHKEEAVAKLISNGTTITTTMDHELEKEAIESVCAKKKTKKSAWKVGIGPVFRKKDFWMTSEAGSSQRSSSETRRKHFEIKWLY, from the exons ATGGGATGTAATCGTGGAAAACAAGTTATTACAAGTAGAGGAGGCTCTCGGTCAATTGCCAATCACGTATACCACATG ACAAATCGCGAGACTCAAACGCAGCCTAGCCTCTTTGAAGTCTATTACAAGTTGCATTATAATGATAAAAAAGGATGGCAAAATAATGAGGCAGAAACTGAATAT GCGAATATTATTCAACATAAAGAGGAGGCGGTGGCGAAGTTAATTTCTAATGGGACAACGATAACTACTACCATGGACCACGAGCTCGAAAAGGAGGCAATTGAAAGTGTATGTGccaagaaaaaaacaaaaaaatctgCATGGAAGGTAGGCATTGGACCGGTTTTCAGAAAAAAAGATTTTTGGATGACATCGGAAGCTGGATCGTCTCAACGATCTTCAAGCGAGACGAGACGGAAGCACTTCGAAATCAAGTGGCTTTACTAG